The sequence ATCGAGCACCGCGTTGCGTACCCGTACGGCACTCGTGGAAGAGACGCTCGAATCCACCTGCGTCGCGTCATCCCGTGGCCCCGCGCGACGCACCCTCCGTTCCTCGCGCGATGGCTACGTCAGGACAGGCTTCGAGTCGCGTGCCGTGTCCGCCAGGCTTCCATGGCGGCCCGGCGCTCGCGGTACCGAAGCGCAGCCGGTGGCGAGGAGTGCCACGCATATCAACAGGGTCTCAGCGCGCATCGTCCACTCCCGGGCCCACGGAGGCGAAGGTCATCGGACGCAGCGTACCTTCGCGTGCGGGCCTCCCAGGCCATCGCCAGCGTGGGGAAGGTGGAGGGAGGTTTTCTGGCGCTACGCCCGGGGCACACCTCCCGGACGCAGCGGATTGACGCCCGTCACCCACAGCACGCGGGTGGAGGGCTCCAGCCGGTACGTCACCTCGTGGCCCGGGGCGCGCAGGGAGAACTCCTCCTCCGCCTCCTCCTCGCTGACCCACTGGCGCAGCCCCAGCGTCGACGCGATGCCCGCGAGCAGCGCCTCCAGCACCGCGCGGTCCCCCGGCGCCAACGCCTGCCACGCGGCACGCGCCTCCCACGCGGTGGCGATGCGCCACGCCCCACTTCTCCTCTGGCCCACGCTCACGGCGACTCGGGAGTGCGCTGGATGTCCACCAGGAGGAGCGTCCGCGTCGCGTCGTCCCGCTCGTAGAGGACCACCAGCGAGCCCACGGCGAGGCTCAGCCGGACAGGTTTCTCCGCACCGGGCGTGCTCAGCCTGCCGCACCGCTCGGCCAGATCATCCACGGCCTTCTGGAGCACCTCGAAGAGCGCGGTGGGCATCAGCCCGATTTGCCTCCACGCCTCGGGCGCGAAGATGACGCGGTAGGGGCCGGCGGCTCTGGGAAGGATGCGGTGCATGACGATGGGGGGGCGGGCTGCGTGGACGCTGATGGACGTCGTCGATGACCCGGGCTGCCGCTTCCCGGCCACGGGGAGCGACGGATACCGGGATGACTGTCCACCGCTGAACGTCAGAGGGGGAGCGGTAACATCTGCATGGCCATGACAGGCGTATCCGCCTGCCGTTGATTCCGGGCACTCGCGGCCGTTGGGTCGCCGGGCCGCGCGCCGCGCTACCGCTGGCTCACCGGAGGCGGAATGGTGATGAGCCGGAGCGTGACTTCCATCAGCCGGATGGCGGCCCGCGCCGGATCCACCTGATAGAGGAGGACGAAGTCCCCCACCGTGAGTGACAGCGCCGTGTCCACTCCGGCAGCGGTGATGAAGCGCGGGTCTGGCAGCCGTCCTTCGGAGGCCAGCATCGCCAGCGCCGTCAGTCGTTGCTGGAGGTGGACATAGTCCTGGTTGGACAGGTGGCCGAGCTGGCGCCACGCTGACGGAGCGACCTCGACGGCGTACGCGGGAGCTGAAGCGGGGGTGGGCGATTCCATTCGGACCCCTGCCTAAGCAACCTCCACACCAACCCGAAGGTGCCGGGAATCAGACGTTTGGCGCGCGCCCCGGGCTGGAGTCTGTAGGAATTCCGGCGCCCTTCCGGGCAGTTTCTGTAAGTTTTTCGCACCCTGTTGTCGGTGCCGGGCATTTCTACCTCTCGGGGCTGTTGCCCCCTGGACAGGCGGAGGATTTCGCGGGACTTCGCCGCTCCCATCCCGAGGCGCCGGCCCAATCATCCCAGCCGCGCGGGCCCGCCCCGCTTCCGCATGCCTCGCATCGCCGACCTCATCGAAAGCCACCGTGAGTTGCTGCTGCGGCGCTTCCTGGACGAGGCCGGCAAGCTGGAGAGCGCCCGGGGCCTCAAGCCGTCCGACATCCTCAACTCGCTGCCGGACTACCTGGCCACGCTCGCGGCCCTCTCGCGCCAGGGCAGCGCGGCGGACACGGCGCGGGTGAAGCAGCGGCAGGAGGAGGCCCACCTGGGGAGCCGCCTGCGGCTGGGCTACAACCAGGACGAGGTGACGACGGAGTACGTCCTCGTGGGGCGGCTCATCGCCGAGCTCTGGGAGGACCTGCCGCCCGAGGCGCAGCCCGCGCCCGAGGACTCGCAGCGGCTCTTCACCGCGCTCGACGCCGCCATGGACCACGCGGTGGCCACCTTCACCGGCTATTCCATGGAGGACCGGCAGCGCGAGAAGCGCACCCTGCGGCAGTTGGAGGCGCTGGCGCCCAAATCATTGGGGCGCGACGAGCCCGTGGCCCCGCACCTCACGCCCATGGTGCGGCTCATCATGGAGGCCCTGGAGGCGGATGGGGCGGAGCTGTTCCTCGTCGGCACACCGGGGACGCTGCGGCTCGCCGCCGCCGCCGGCCGCTGCGAGAGCCTCACGGGGTCGGGGCGGGTGGTGCCCCTGGAGGGGGACACCTTTCTTGCCCGGGTGGCCGCCTCCGAGGAGCCGCTCGTGCTCGCGGGCACGCCGGAGTCCACCACCGCGCTGCGCGAGGGCCTGTGCGGCGGCGGGCTGCCCACGCTCATGGGGCTGCGGCTGTGGCCGCATGGCGAGCTGATGGGCGTCCTCTACGTCGGCGTCGCCCGCGCCCGGCCGTTCCAGCCACAGGCCAAGCGCTGCCTGGAGACGCTGGTGGAGTCCCTCTCCGGCATCCTCGACCGGGCCTTCCTCTTCGGGCAGCTCGAGGATGCGCACGCGCGCCTGGGCACCTCCGAGGAGCGCTACCGGCTGGCCAGCCGCGCCATCACCGACGCCATCTGGGACTGGGATTTGTCCACCGGCACGGTGCTCTGGAACGAGGGCGTGGAGACGCTGCTCGGCTTCCTCGCGCACGAGGTGACGCCGCACATCGACTGGTGGATGTCCCGCATCCACCCGGATGACCGGGAGCGCGTGGTGCGCGGCATCCACCGGGCCATCGACAGTGGCATGGGGCGCTGGCGCAGCGAGTACCGCTTCCTCCACCGGGACGGCCACTACGTGCACGTCACCGACCACGGCGTCATCGCGCGGGACGCGTCGGGCCGGGGCGTGCGCATGGTGGGGGCCATGCAGGACATCAGCGTGCGCAAGCAGGCGGAGGAGGCCCGTGCGCGGCTGCTCAAGCGGGAGAGCCAGCGCGCCGAGCAGCTCCGCGGGCTGGCCGCCGCGTCCGTCACCATCAGCGGCACGGCCACGCTGGACGCGCTGCTGCGAGTGATTGCCGAGCAGGCCCGCGAGCTCATCGGCGCGCACCAGGCCATGACGTCCATGGCGGTGAAGGGACGCGAGGGCCCGTCGCTCCAGGTCGTCTCGCTCTCCGACAAGTACGCCGCGTGGCGCGCGGACGCGCCGTCGCTGGATGACGGCGGGCTCTACGCGTACGTGGCGAGGACGCTCCGGCCGGTGCGGCTGTCGCAGGCGCAGCTGGAGGCGCACCCGTACTGGAAGGGCGCGGGCCCGCCGGGCGGAGGCCGGCCGCCCCTGCGCGGCTGGCTGGCGGCGCCGCTCATCGGCCGCGATGGCGTGCGCCTGGGACTGCTCCAGCTCTCCGACAAGCACGAGGGAGACTTCACCGAGGAGGACGAGGCCCTCCTCATGCAGCTCGCGCAGCTGGCGAGCGTGGCGATTGAGAACGTGCAGCTCTACACGGCGCTGAGCCAGAGCGAGGACCGGGTGCGGCTGGCGTTGATGGCGGCCCGGCTGGGCACGTGGGATTTGGACCCGGTGTCGGGCGTGCTGCGCTGGGACGAGCGCTGCAAGGAGCTCTTCGGCCTGCCTCCGGACGCGGAGGTGACGTGGGACACGTTCCTCGCCCGGCTCCACCCGGAGGACCGCGAGCCCACGTCGAAGGGCGTCCAGCGCGCGCTCGCGGGCGAGGCGGGCGGGGTCTTCAACCTCGAGTACCGTACCCTGGGCCTTCGGGACGGCGTGGAGCGCTGGGTGTCCGCGCACGGCCAGGCCTTCCTCGACGAGGAGGGCCGGGCGGTGCGCTTCATCGGCACCGTCATGGACGTCACCGAGCGCAAGCGCCTGGACGCGCGGCTGCCTCAAGCGCGAGGAGGAACTGCAGCGGCGCGCGGACCTGGAGGAGAAGCTCATCGGCATCGTCAGCCATGACCTGCGCAACCCGCTGAATGCGATTGGCTTCTCCACCATGCTGCTCTTGCGCCGCTCGGACCTGGACGAGGCCGCGCGCAAGGGCATCGACCGCATCCGCAATGCCACCGGGCGCGCGGACCGGATGATTGGAGACCTGCTCGACTTCACCCAGGCGCGGCTCGGCGGGGGCATTCCCATCCACCGCAAGCCGGCGGACCTGAACGAGCTGGTGCGCGTGGTGGTGGAGGAGGTGCGGCTGGCCAACCCGGGACGGCGCATCGACGTCACCACGGTGGGCAGCGGCGCGGGGGAGTGGGACACGGACCGGCTGGCCCAGGTGGTGACGAACCTCCTGAGCAATGCGCTGCGCTACGGCGCGGAGGACGCGCCCGTGCGGGTGGAGACGCGCGCGGAGGACGGCGTGCTGGAGTTGAACGTGCACAACGCCGGCGAGCCCATCCACCCGGACGTGCTGCCCATCCTCTTCCAGCCCATGAAGCGCGGCACGGGGCGCGAGCAGGCGACGACGCGCGGACTGGGGCTGGGGCTCTACATCGTGGACCGCATCGTCCATGCCCACGAAGGCACCGTCACCGTGAAGTCTTCCGCGGAGGAGGGAACGACCTTCTCCGTGCGCATTCCCCGTCACGCGGGGCGTCACGCGTGATGCGCTGTGACAATAGTGGCGTGTGTTGCAATTGAGTCAGGCAGGGTCGGTAATGTCTCACTGGCTCGCATGGGTGCGGGCAAGACGGGAGACACGATGAAGAACCTGCGTTGGCTGTTGTGCACGGTGGCGCTGGCTGTCGTTGGCTGCGGTGCTCCGATGGAGGTCATCGACGAGGAGACCACCACCACCGAGAGCACGGGGGCGCCCGAGGGCCAGGTGTCCCAGGCCGCCACGACGTGCACGGAGACCTATGGCGAGTGTCGCGTGGGGCGGTGCGAGCTGGGCGCGAACGACACGTTCCAGGTTGTCACGACGACGTGTTGTACCGCCGCGGGCGCCTGCACGACCACGCGCCTGCGCCTCTGCGGCTGCTGAGCCACCCGCCAGCCGTCCGCGGGAGCCGCGCCGAGGCCCGATTCCCTGGCCTCGGCGGGGTGCGCTTCACGGCTCACGGAGCATTCGCGCTCCGCAAGCCGGGCCTGCATCAGGACTTCAGCAGCCGCAAGCCATCAGCGAGGACGAGTACTGGTATTCGGTGTGCGTGTAGTTGCCGTACTGGTCGAAGCACACGCGGTAGCTGTACGTCTCGGCGAAGGTGCCGGGGTTGGGGACGCGGTAGGCGGGCATGCCGTTCTCGCAGTAGAGGATGTTCTCGTCCGGCGTCTCCTTGGCGGCGGCGTTGGAGCCCTTCGCGTACCAGTCGTCACACGTCCAGGTGTAGCCGCAGCTCCGGTAGTCACAGAACGTGTTGCCGGTGGGGTTGTACTCCGACCAGTTGTTGCACGAGCCCAGCTCGGACTCGGACTGGGTGAGCGCCTCGTTCTCCGCCAGCGCCGCTTCCTCGGGCGTCATCTCGCCGCCGCAGGCCGCCATCGCCAGGCTCGCGCCCGCCATCACCACTGCACGCAGAAACGTGTTCATGGGCATCTCCTCTGCCGGAAGGGGTGAGGGTTCAGGAATGGAACCCTTTTCCGGTGAGGCCGGACCCTAGCTGAATTCCCTTACAATGATTTACCAATTCTTGACATGCATGAATGACGCGAAATGTCGGCAAGGTGCGTCAGGCCTTGTCCCGAGTTGGTAGGCATTGCGTCATGGCCTGGCGAGCCCGGGCGGGCTTCTCGCTGCAAGAGGCGCGAGGCTTCGCGCCGCGCTGCTCAGTCCGAGCCGCAGCCGAGCCGCTGCCTGCCGATGGCGAGGTCGTCCAGCCACCAGTCGGTGGGCACCGTGAGGCCCTGGTAGAGGATGACGCCGGTCTCCACCACCGTGAAGTCGGTGGCCTTCTCCCTCACCGGCTGCGTCGCCGTGGGCGGGTCTGAGAAGACGAACTGCTGGGGCCAGTCGAGCTCGACGCCGTCGAGCCAGACGCGGGGCGTGGCCGCCTCCGGGTGGTCGCCGTTGGCGCCGTCGAAGAGCCACTCGAGGCAGGCCCACGCGTCGAGCACGAGCGGTGTGCTGGAGACCTGCACCCACTCCGGGAAGCCCGGTGGCTCGGGGGGATGCCAGATGGACATGTACTTCTGCTGCCAGGTGGCGACCTCGTACCAGTCGAGCGCGTCGAAGGCGCCGCTCGTGTGGCCCGGCCGCGGATAGCGCGCGCTGAAGAGGCCCGCGTGCGACATGGGACGCTCGGGCGTCGTGTACACCCAGACCCGGCCCCACAGCACCGGGCCGAAGTGGGCGGGCAAATCGAAGCGGAAGGTCTTCTTCGGCCCGCCCTGCGTGCCCTCCTTTCCTCCGGACAG comes from Pyxidicoccus parkwaysis and encodes:
- a CDS encoding sensor histidine kinase, whose protein sequence is MGFSTMLLLRRSDLDEAARKGIDRIRNATGRADRMIGDLLDFTQARLGGGIPIHRKPADLNELVRVVVEEVRLANPGRRIDVTTVGSGAGEWDTDRLAQVVTNLLSNALRYGAEDAPVRVETRAEDGVLELNVHNAGEPIHPDVLPILFQPMKRGTGREQATTRGLGLGLYIVDRIVHAHEGTVTVKSSAEEGTTFSVRIPRHAGRHA
- a CDS encoding PAS domain-containing protein, coding for MPRIADLIESHRELLLRRFLDEAGKLESARGLKPSDILNSLPDYLATLAALSRQGSAADTARVKQRQEEAHLGSRLRLGYNQDEVTTEYVLVGRLIAELWEDLPPEAQPAPEDSQRLFTALDAAMDHAVATFTGYSMEDRQREKRTLRQLEALAPKSLGRDEPVAPHLTPMVRLIMEALEADGAELFLVGTPGTLRLAAAAGRCESLTGSGRVVPLEGDTFLARVAASEEPLVLAGTPESTTALREGLCGGGLPTLMGLRLWPHGELMGVLYVGVARARPFQPQAKRCLETLVESLSGILDRAFLFGQLEDAHARLGTSEERYRLASRAITDAIWDWDLSTGTVLWNEGVETLLGFLAHEVTPHIDWWMSRIHPDDRERVVRGIHRAIDSGMGRWRSEYRFLHRDGHYVHVTDHGVIARDASGRGVRMVGAMQDISVRKQAEEARARLLKRESQRAEQLRGLAAASVTISGTATLDALLRVIAEQARELIGAHQAMTSMAVKGREGPSLQVVSLSDKYAAWRADAPSLDDGGLYAYVARTLRPVRLSQAQLEAHPYWKGAGPPGGGRPPLRGWLAAPLIGRDGVRLGLLQLSDKHEGDFTEEDEALLMQLAQLASVAIENVQLYTALSQSEDRVRLALMAARLGTWDLDPVSGVLRWDERCKELFGLPPDAEVTWDTFLARLHPEDREPTSKGVQRALAGEAGGVFNLEYRTLGLRDGVERWVSAHGQAFLDEEGRAVRFIGTVMDVTERKRLDARLPQARGGTAAARGPGGEAHRHRQP
- a CDS encoding type II toxin-antitoxin system RelE family toxin, with translation MESPTPASAPAYAVEVAPSAWRQLGHLSNQDYVHLQQRLTALAMLASEGRLPDPRFITAAGVDTALSLTVGDFVLLYQVDPARAAIRLMEVTLRLITIPPPVSQR
- a CDS encoding type II toxin-antitoxin system RelE family toxin, with translation MAGKRQPGSSTTSISVHAARPPIVMHRILPRAAGPYRVIFAPEAWRQIGLMPTALFEVLQKAVDDLAERCGRLSTPGAEKPVRLSLAVGSLVVLYERDDATRTLLLVDIQRTPESP